A region of the Exiguobacterium aurantiacum DSM 6208 genome:
CATCGGCCGGGATCAACAGATCATAGAGGGCCGCATACGGGCTCGGCGGCATGTTCGGCAGGTCGGGCATCATCGGGATCGCCTCCAAGTTGGTTGGTTACTGCCAGTATAGTCCGGAATGCCGGGCGCGTACAGCGCTGCCCGAGGGCACGCCGACTCCCGGGGAATCAGCGGGCAAGGCGAGACCCAGCAGCGACACCGTCGCGATGCGGCTCGACGCCCGCCCCCAGGAAAGCGGCGTGCCGGACAGGGCGGCTGAAGGGCGATGAAAACAGAGGAGCGCCATCCCTCACGGGACGACGCTCCTCTGTTCAAAATCATTTGAAGTTTTTCAGTGCCCTCCGGCGGTGACCGTGGTTTTTTTGTTGGATGAATTATAAAATTAAGTGCAACACCTGAACGTGAACGCAAAAAAGCCCATAGCGACGGCCTCGTGTAGAATGAAGTTACCACACAAACATTCAGACGGAGGAATCGCTATGAGCTACACCCATCTTACCACAGCCGAACGCGTGAAAATAGAGACCTATCTGGGGCTCGGGATGTCCATCCGGTCCATCGCGAGACGGCTCGGGCGACAGCCCTCGACCGTCTCGCGGGAGATCAGACGGAACCCCGGCTATACGGCCGAACGCGCACAGGAGCGCTACGCCAAGGCGAAGGGAAACTGCGGCGCCAAGACGAAGCTCGACGACATGATGCGCCGGACGATCATCGAGAAGCTGCGGGCGACCTGGTCCCCGGAACAGATCGTGGGTCGGCTCTTCGACGGGGAGATCGCCTTCTCGACCATCTATCGCTGGATCTATTCGGGGCTGATCGACGTGCCGGTGACCGTGCTCCGCCAGAAGGGCAAGCGCCGGAAACCGGTGGAGACACGCGGGCGGTTCAACATCGGGCTGTCCATCTCGAAACGGCCTCCGGACGTCAGGGGGCGCCAGACGTTCGGGCATTGGGAGCTCGATACCGTCGTCTCCGGGCGTGGGAAGTCGAGGGCGTGCGTCGCGACGTTCATCGAGCGAAAGAGCCGGTTCTACCTCGCCCTGCCGATCGCGGACCGCAGCGCGGCCTCGATGGAGGAGGCGATCCACACGGTCCACGCCGCCTTCCCAGCGGGCACGTTCAAGACGGCGACGACGGACCGGGGCAAGGAGTTCAGCTGTCACGAGCGCGTCCGGGCGACACTCGGCGTGCCGATGTATTTCGCCGACCCGTACTCGTCGTGGCAGCGCGGCAGCAACGAGAACGCCAACGGCCTCCTGCGCGAGTTCTTCCCGAAAGGATCGGACTTCGCGACGGTCGGCCAAGGCGAGGTCGTGGACGCACTCGCCAAAATCAACGGGCGGCCACGCAAATGCCTGGGCTGGAAGACCGCACACGAGGCCTTCACGGATGAAGTGTTGCGCTTAATTTGACAAACCGTCGTTTCAAATTCCTAATATGTTGGTAAAAAAACAACAACAACTTCAGAACGGAGAGGGTCATGGTGAAAACGAAACTGATCGATTGGCCGACGTTTGTCGGTGCATTTTGCTTACTCATTGCGGTGACGCTGCCGCTCGTCTTGTTCCCGGAGGCAGGGAAGGCGTGGGTCGGCGCCGCCAACACGTTCATGACCCAAAACTTTGGCATGCTGTACTTGGCGATGGGACTCGGCGCGTTCGGGTTCTTGATTTTTGTCGCCTTCAGCCAGAACGGACACGTCAAACTCGGGCGTGAGGACGAGGAACCCGAGTTCAGCACGTTCTCGTGGGCGGCGATGTTGTTCGCGGCCGGCATCGGCTCGAGCATCTTGTATTGGTCGGTCATCGAATGGGTGTATTACTACCAAGGGCCGCCGTTCGGGGTCACGCCGGAGTCGACCGAGGCGATCCAATGGGCGACGGCGTACGGCATCTTCCACTGGGGCCCGATCGCCTGGGCGATCTACACGCTGCCGGCGCTGCCGATCGCTTACTTCTTTTATGTGCGGCGCAAGTCGGTGCTCAAAGTGAGCGAGGCCGTCCGGCCGGTCATCGGCAAATGGGCGGACGGGCCGGTCGGGAAGTTGATCGACATCTTGTTCATCTTCGGGCTCCTCGGCGGGGCCGGGACGACGCTCGCGCTCGGTACCCCGATGATCGCCGAAGGGGTGAACGAGATCACCGGCATCCCGGTCACGCTCGGTATGCAGGCCGTCATCATGCTCATCTGTACGGCGATCTTCGCCGTCAGCTCGTATGTCGGGCTCAAGCGCGGCATCAAAGTGCTCAGTGACTTGAACATCTGGCTGTCGCTATCGATTCTCGCGTTCGTGTTCATCTTCGGGCCGACGCGGTTCATCATGGAGACGACGTTCAACTCGGTCGGCATCCTGCTCGACAACTTCTTCCTCATGGCGACGTGGATGGAGCCGTTCGGAAATCTCGGCGGCTTCAACGAGACAGGGTTCCCCGAGGCGTGGACGGTGTTCTACTGGGCGTGGTGGCTCGTCTATGCGCCGTTCGTCGGCCTGTTCGTCGCCCGGATCTCCCGGGGACGGACGATTCGCGGCATGATCATCGGGACGATG
Encoded here:
- a CDS encoding IS30 family transposase, with product MSYTHLTTAERVKIETYLGLGMSIRSIARRLGRQPSTVSREIRRNPGYTAERAQERYAKAKGNCGAKTKLDDMMRRTIIEKLRATWSPEQIVGRLFDGEIAFSTIYRWIYSGLIDVPVTVLRQKGKRRKPVETRGRFNIGLSISKRPPDVRGRQTFGHWELDTVVSGRGKSRACVATFIERKSRFYLALPIADRSAASMEEAIHTVHAAFPAGTFKTATTDRGKEFSCHERVRATLGVPMYFADPYSSWQRGSNENANGLLREFFPKGSDFATVGQGEVVDALAKINGRPRKCLGWKTAHEAFTDEVLRLI
- a CDS encoding BCCT family transporter; protein product: MKTKLIDWPTFVGAFCLLIAVTLPLVLFPEAGKAWVGAANTFMTQNFGMLYLAMGLGAFGFLIFVAFSQNGHVKLGREDEEPEFSTFSWAAMLFAAGIGSSILYWSVIEWVYYYQGPPFGVTPESTEAIQWATAYGIFHWGPIAWAIYTLPALPIAYFFYVRRKSVLKVSEAVRPVIGKWADGPVGKLIDILFIFGLLGGAGTTLALGTPMIAEGVNEITGIPVTLGMQAVIMLICTAIFAVSSYVGLKRGIKVLSDLNIWLSLSILAFVFIFGPTRFIMETTFNSVGILLDNFFLMATWMEPFGNLGGFNETGFPEAWTVFYWAWWLVYAPFVGLFVARISRGRTIRGMIIGTMVYGTFGCILFFGILGNFGLYMHLTGAFDVIGYMETYGPPATIIAIIGLLPFGKVVVAVFTLLAIIFLATTFDSSSYILASVTQKHVEDEPLVWNRLFWAFALCIMPLTLMFLGGLDTLQTASIVGGFPLIFIMILLAWSFMRVSGKDIRASEEYESPTIHIKYRKKKRSPFDALKEKPPE